A region from the Acyrthosiphon pisum isolate AL4f chromosome A1, pea_aphid_22Mar2018_4r6ur, whole genome shotgun sequence genome encodes:
- the LOC107885046 gene encoding kelch-like protein 5: MSTEYYDPNIDRWQLGPYMITPLFDSDYFNDAYLNVVNESNQPTNSVHMLNLSSELPCWEKTAAMLYTRSYFGVVVIEDRIYAVGGYNGGSKSLACAEVFNCSTQKWCMISDMSIRRGEVGGFDDLSCNDLRSVECYDPSIDTWIKVAEMDVPRRGAGVGVLDGVLYAVGVSNGLTTWRSVEAYRPSTGVWTTIAEIHMRRKNSGF, translated from the exons ATGAGTACAGAATATTACGATCCAAATATTGACCGATGGCAGTTAGGACCATATATGATTACACCCCTTTTTG attctgattattttaatgatgCATACTTAAATGTTGTTAATGAATCCAATCAACCAACCAATTCTGTGCATATGCTAAATTTATCTTCTGAATTACCTTGTTGGGAAAAAACTGCTGCCATGTTATATACAAGATCGTATTTTGGAGTAGTTGTTATAGAAGATCGTATATATGCC GTTGGAGGATATAACGGTGGATCAAAAAGTCTAGCATGTGCAGAAGTTTTTAACTGCAGTACTCAAAAATGGTGTATGATATCTGATATGTCTATTAGAAGAGGAGAG GTAGGAGGTTTTGATGATTTATCGTGCAATGATTTAAGATCTGTTGAATGTTATGATCCCAGTATTGATACGTGGATAAAAGTCGCAGAAATGGATGTACCACGCCGTGGTGCTGGTGTAGGAGTCTTAGATGGTGTATTGTATGCTGTAGGTGTTAGTAATGGATTGACCACTTGGAGGAGTGTTGAAGCCTATAGACCAAGTACTGGAGTTTGGACTACTATTGCAGAAATTCATATGCGTAGAAAAAATTCAGGTTTCtag
- the LOC100570412 gene encoding kelch-like protein 2, with protein sequence MQNLHPIPMPSVCDSAKYIYKKSSYAAIFEVLQSLRDDEVLCDIKLETEDGGVVIAHKVVLASGSQYFHSMFTHFKEKNQDLVVIRELSSTALKLLVNFIYSGEIVVTENNVQVLLPATNLLQLQEVKNACCDFLQKQLLPTICLGINALADLHSCPKLLKTSELYIQRHFLEVVEKDEFLSLSSERVIKFISSDLLTVPSEEKVNITYLRHYISIH encoded by the exons atgcaAAATCTACATCCAATACCAATGCCCAGTGTATGTGATTCagcaaaatacatttataaaaaatcgtCTTATGCTGCAATATTTGAGGTTTTACAATCCTTACGaga cgATGAAGTTTTATGTGATATTAAACTAGAAACAGAAGACGGTGGAGTTGTAATTGCTCATAAAGTGGTTTTAGCATCGGGTAGTCAGTATTTTCATTCAatgtttacacattttaaaGAAAAGAATCAAGATCTTGTTGTAATAAGAGAGTTAAGTTCAACTGCCTTAAAGCTCTtagtcaattttatttattctggaGAAATTGTAGTCACTGAAAATAATGTTCAG GTTTTGTTACCAGCGACAAATCTTTTGCAATTACAAGAAGTAAAAAATGCATGCTGTGATTTTTTACAGAAACAACTGCTTCCTACAATTTGTCTAGGAATAAATGCGTTAGCTGATTTACATAGCTGTCCAAAATTGTTAAAAACCTCAGAATTGTATATTCAACGACACTTTTT AGAAGTGGTCGAAAAAGATGAATTTCTATCCCTATCATCTGAACGAGTCATTAAGTTTATTTCCAGTGATTTACTGACAGTTCCATCTGAGGAAAAG gTAAACATTACGTATTTGAGGCATTACATTTCCATTCACTAA
- the LOC103310684 gene encoding tyrosine-protein kinase RYK, translated as MEHLLILPLLLTIVDCKQFDLYFDANDVEPLMGLAARLYYVRGGQLNVNAMQYALEVPSFVNTLNLTWSSKSTLLYKMSLQADKDIVVPKLNTAQEGTLPDMPSVFSVSLPCAVKSGNAEVSLSIQMSENWPNDVTDVNLVFKKFCLDQRPNETTIVPETDSSVPPYYEPSFYYHMISAASSLVALAIICCLATTYHRDKARDLMIIKGFQNNEVNMFLKSALNSSNKFNQKSLPGSKTKVKDLHECIVELSVQRQRVRLQSIELEGTFGRVYKGLYTDVNGKDEDVFVKTVTDQASAVQISVLLHEGLSMYGLNHKNILTIQAVSVEQHVEPFLLYAFNNNKNLKKFLQNCKTSESISYTLTTREIIDMTLQIITGMQYLHKNRHLHKDVAARNCLVNQDLKIQIADNALSRDLFPSDYHCLGDNKNRPIKWMAVESLEHKKFSTASDIWSFGVLLWELLTLCQQPYADIDPFEMSAYLQDGFRLTQPVNCPDELFTVMACCWALAPNERPTFSQLSIFMNEFNNQLVKFV; from the coding sequence atggaacatCTATTGATACTGCCACTGTTGCTGACCATCGTCGATTGCAAACAATTCGATTTGTATTTCGATGCCAACGACGTGGAACCGTTGATGGGCTTGGCCGCTCGACTGTACTATGTGCGAGGTGGCCAGCTCAACGTCAATGCTATGCAATACGCCTTGGAAGTACCGTCGTTTGTCAACACTTTGAACTTGACGTGGAGCTCCAAGAGTACTCTGTTGTACAAAATGTCTTTACAGGCTGACAAGGATATCGTGGTACCGAAACTCAATACGGCTCAAGAGGGTACCTTGCCTGACATGCCGTCTGTATTCTCCGTATCTTTGCCTTGCGCAGTGAAGTCTGGCAACGCTGAAGTTAGTCTGTCAATTCAAATGTCAGAGAATTGGCCAAATGATGTCACTGATGTCAATCTTGTGTTCAAAAAATTTTGCCTAGATCAACGTCCCAACGAAACAACTATTGTTCCTGAAACAGATTCTTCCGTACCGCCTTACTACGAACCATCATTTTATTACCATATGATATCTGCTGCGTCCTCATTAGTAGCATTAGCCATAATTTGTTGTTTGGCCACCACTTATCACCGTGATAAAGCACGAGATCTCATGATAATTAAAGGTTTCCAGAACAATGAagtaaacatgtttttaaaatcagCACTTAATTCAAGCAACAAGTTCAACCAAAAATCATTACCTGGGTCAAAAACCAAAGTGAAAGATTTACATGAATGCATTGTGGAGTTGAGTGTACAGAGGCAACGAGTTAGATTACAGAGCATTGAACTGGAAGGTACTTTTGGACGAGTTTACAAAGGTCTGTACACAGATGTCAATGGAAAAGATGAAGATGTGTTTGTCAAGACTGTAACCGATCAAGCGAGTGCTGTACAAATATCTGTGCTATTACATGAAGGACTGAGTATGTACGGACTTaatcataaaaacatattaacaattCAAGCAGTGTCTGTTGAACAACATGTAGAACCTTTTCTTCTGTATGcgttcaacaataataaaaatttaaagaaatttttacaaaactgtAAGACGTCTGAAAGCATTTCATACACATTAACAACTAGAGAAATAATTGACATGACACTACAAATAATAACTGGTAtgcaatatttacataaaaacagACATCTACACAAAGATGTCGCGGCAAGGAATTGTCTTGTCAACCAAGATTTAAAAATTCAGATAGCCGATAATGCTCTGTCAAGGGATCTGTTTCCCAGTGACTATCATTGTCTAGGGGATAACAAGAACAGGCCGATAAAATGGATGGCTGTCGAAAGTTTAGAACACAAGAAATTTAGTACTGCCTCAGATATTTGGTCGTTTGGGGTCCTACTTTGGGAACTCTTGACTTTATGCCAGCAACCATATGCCGACATTGATCCATTTGAAATGTCGGCTTACCTTCAAGACGGTTTTAGATTAACTCAGCCAGTCAACTGTCCCGATGAACTGTTCACTGTGATGGCATGCTGCTGGGCCTTAGCCCCTAATGAAAGGCCAACGTTTTCTCAACTATCTATATTTATGAATGAATTCAACAATCAActtgttaaatttgtataa
- the LOC100164437 gene encoding phosphomannomutase isoform X1 — MASITVNRLLSGTIKLVCNRSTICLFDVDGTVTDPRQPIDPSVRSFMVDELKKKTLIGLVSGSDISKIEEQLGGPEYTAQFDYVFAENGLVAFKNGEELKKQTIVDYLGEEKLQTFINFALGYMSKIQLPVKRGNFVEFRTGMINISPVGRSCSKIERDNFEEYDKVHNIRKKFIESIKENLPDIGLTYSIGGQISFDCFPIGWDKRFCLRYVEDEFKENIHFFGDKTFVGGNDHEIFNDPRVIGHTVINPRDTISQLNNLFNK; from the exons aTGGCGTCGATCACTGTCAATAGATTATTAAGCGGAACGATCAAACTGGTGTGCAACAG AAGTACGATTTGTCTGTTCGATGTCGACGGTACAGTCACAGATCCTAGACAG CCAATAGATCCATCTGTGAGGTCGTTCATGGTCGACGAGCTCAAGAAAAAAACACTCATTGGGTTGGTGAGTGGTTCAGATATATCAAAGATAGAAGAACAGCTTGGAGGCCCAGAAT ACACAGCTCAATTTGACTATGTATTCGCAGAAAACGGCCTAGTTGCGTTCAAGAATGGCGAAGAGTTAAAAAAGCAA acaattGTTGATTATTTGGGTGAAGAAAAACTGCAGACATTTATTAACTTTGCATTGGGTTacatgtcaaaaatacaattgCCAGTGAAACGTGGAAATTTTGTAGAATTTAGAACTGGCATGATCAATATCAGTCCTGTTGGTCGGTCATGCTCAAAAATTGAACGTGACAATTTTGAAGAGTATGATAAAGTTCATAACATTAGAAAGAAATTCATTGAAAGCATTAAAGAAAACTTACCAGATATTGGTTTAACTTACAGTATTG gtgGCCAAATAAGTTTTGACTGTTTTCCTATAGGATGGGATAAGAGATTTTGTCTACGCTATGTTGAGGACGAGTTTAaagaaaacatacattttttcggGGATAAAACATTTGTCGGAGGAAACGATCACGAAATTTTCAATGATCCAAGAGTGATTGGACATACAGTTATTAATCCAAGAGACACCATTTCGCAATTAAACAatctgtttaataaataa
- the LOC100164437 gene encoding phosphomannomutase isoform X2 gives MNRSTICLFDVDGTVTDPRQPIDPSVRSFMVDELKKKTLIGLVSGSDISKIEEQLGGPEYTAQFDYVFAENGLVAFKNGEELKKQTIVDYLGEEKLQTFINFALGYMSKIQLPVKRGNFVEFRTGMINISPVGRSCSKIERDNFEEYDKVHNIRKKFIESIKENLPDIGLTYSIGGQISFDCFPIGWDKRFCLRYVEDEFKENIHFFGDKTFVGGNDHEIFNDPRVIGHTVINPRDTISQLNNLFNK, from the exons ATGAATAGAAGTACGATTTGTCTGTTCGATGTCGACGGTACAGTCACAGATCCTAGACAG CCAATAGATCCATCTGTGAGGTCGTTCATGGTCGACGAGCTCAAGAAAAAAACACTCATTGGGTTGGTGAGTGGTTCAGATATATCAAAGATAGAAGAACAGCTTGGAGGCCCAGAAT ACACAGCTCAATTTGACTATGTATTCGCAGAAAACGGCCTAGTTGCGTTCAAGAATGGCGAAGAGTTAAAAAAGCAA acaattGTTGATTATTTGGGTGAAGAAAAACTGCAGACATTTATTAACTTTGCATTGGGTTacatgtcaaaaatacaattgCCAGTGAAACGTGGAAATTTTGTAGAATTTAGAACTGGCATGATCAATATCAGTCCTGTTGGTCGGTCATGCTCAAAAATTGAACGTGACAATTTTGAAGAGTATGATAAAGTTCATAACATTAGAAAGAAATTCATTGAAAGCATTAAAGAAAACTTACCAGATATTGGTTTAACTTACAGTATTG gtgGCCAAATAAGTTTTGACTGTTTTCCTATAGGATGGGATAAGAGATTTTGTCTACGCTATGTTGAGGACGAGTTTAaagaaaacatacattttttcggGGATAAAACATTTGTCGGAGGAAACGATCACGAAATTTTCAATGATCCAAGAGTGATTGGACATACAGTTATTAATCCAAGAGACACCATTTCGCAATTAAACAatctgtttaataaataa
- the LOC100164437 gene encoding phosphomannomutase (The RefSeq protein has 3 substitutions compared to this genomic sequence): MNRSTICLFDVDGTVTDPRQPIDPSVRSFMVDELKKKTLIGLVSGSDISKIEEQLGGPEYTAQFDYVFAENGLVAFKNGEELKKQTIVDYLGEEKLQTFINFALGYMSKIQLPVKRGNFVEFRTGMINISPVGRSCSKIERDNFEEYDKVHNIRKKFIESIKENLPDIGLTYSIGGQISFDCFPIGWDKRFCLRYVEDEFKENIHFFGDKTFFGGNDHEIFNDPRVIGHTVINPRDPILQLNNLFNK; the protein is encoded by the exons ATGAATAGAAGTACGATTTGTCTGTTCGATGTCGACGGTACAGTCACAGATCCTAGACAG CCAATAGATCCATCTGTGAGGTCGTTCATGGTCGACGAGCTCAAGAAAAAAACACTCATTGGGTTGGTGAGTGGTTCAGATATATCAAAGATAGAAGAACAGCTTGGAGGCCCAGAAT ACACAGCTCAATTTGACTATGTATTCGCAGAAAACGGCCTAGTTGCGTTCAAGAATGGCGAAGAGTTAAAAAAGCAA acaattGTTGATTATTTGGGTGAAGAAAAACTGCAGACATTTATTAACTTTGCATTGGGTTacatgtcaaaaatacaattgCCAGTGAAACGTGGAAATTTTGTAGAATTTAGAACTGGCATGATCAATATCAGTCCTGTTGGTCGGTCATGCTCAAAAATTGAACGTGACAATTTTGAAGAGTATGATAAAGTTCATAACATTAGAAAGAAATTCATTGAAAGCATTAAAGAAAACTTACCAGATATTGGTTTAACTTACAGTATTG gtgGCCAAATAAGTTTTGACTGTTTTCCTATAGGATGGGATAAGAGATTTTGTCTACGCTATGTTGAGGACGAGTTTAaagaaaacatacattttttcggGGATAAAACATTTGTCGGAGGAAACGATCACGAAATTTTCAATGATCCAAGAGTGATTGGACATACAGTTATTAATCCAAGAGACACCATTTCGCAATTAAACAatctgtttaataaataa